Proteins encoded in a region of the Rutidosis leptorrhynchoides isolate AG116_Rl617_1_P2 chromosome 9, CSIRO_AGI_Rlap_v1, whole genome shotgun sequence genome:
- the LOC139868227 gene encoding uncharacterized mitochondrial protein AtMg00810-like, whose product MALSEKMRTSIITLLNREFAMKDLGPLSYFLGIKVSRTKNNMFLIKTSYKKEIIECAGLTSSNPARTRVGTNSKLCANSGPPVSNPTQYRSLTGALQYLTFVLPDISYAVQQICLYMHDPRTSHLHALKRIVRYIHSILHFSNHLYTSGIIIWLHTEVDWGGCPDTRHSTSGYCVFLGDNLISWSSKRKPTLTRSSVEAEYRGAANAVSDTFWIRSLKLELHCPINKATHVFFDNVSDIFLSGTLYNINAQSILRWTSTLCVKRLLVVKFMSNMFHLDFK is encoded by the coding sequence ATGGCTTTATCCGAAAAAATGCGAACATCCATTATTACTCTTCTCAATCGCGAATTCGCAATGAAGGACTTGGGGCCCTTGAGTTATTTTTTGGGTATTAAAGTTTCTCGTACGAAGAATAACATGTTTCTCATTAAAACGTCTTATAAGAAAGAAATTATTGAGTGTGCTGGTTTGACCTCAAGTAATCCTGCTCGAACTCGTGTCGGTACTAATTCAAAACTATGTGCAAATTCTGGTCCGCCTGTATCTAATCCCACACAATATAGGAGTCTCACAGGTGCATTACAATACTTAACATTTGTCCTTCCAGATATATCATACGCAGTTCAACAAATATGTCTCTATATGCACGATCCTCGCACTAGCCATCTTCACGCTCTCAAGCGGATCGTTAGGTATATTCATAGCATATTACACTTTAGCAATCATTTATATACTTCTGGTATCATCATTTGGTTGCATACAGAAGTCGATTGGGGTGGTTGCCCTGACACGCGTCATTCTACATCTGGTTATTGCGTCTTTTTAGGTGATAACCTCATATCTTGGTCGTCTAAACGCAAACCTACTCTAACACGTTCTAGTGTCGAAGCTGAATATCGTGGCGCAGCCAACGCCGTATCAGATACTTTTTGGATTCGGAGTTTAAAGTTAGAACTGCATTGCCCAATCAATAAAGCTACACATGTTTTCTTTGATAATGTTAGTGATATCTTTCTTTCGGGAACACTTTACAACATCAACGCACAAAGCATATTGAGATGGACATCCACTTTGTGTGTGAAAAGGTTGCTTGTGGTGAAGTTCATGTCCAACATGTTCCATCTCGATTTCAAATAG